A portion of the Flavobacterium limnophilum genome contains these proteins:
- a CDS encoding T9SS type A sorting domain-containing protein, translated as MYSELKLQKKNKTNSLKKIAIILLLFFGLSDQTHAQRTVEKLNRGLVAIRLNSNQVYLGWRMLGTEPTDVSYNLYCDGVKVTGSPFATSTNFTHSITTNGVYTVRAIINGVEEPASETASVWANSYLDIAMQVPPGGTNVSGAYTYSVNDCSVGDVDGDGQYEIFVKWDPSNSKDNSLPGFTGNVYIDCYRLDGTRLWRIDLGKNIRAGAHYTQFMVYDLDSDGKAEMACRTADGTIDGTGVVIGDALADYRNTSGSKTSTSTYGAVISGPEFLTVFNGLTGKAMASTNYLPVRGTVSSWGDSYGGRSERFIAAVAYLDGEKPSLVMGRGYYTRLVRVAWDWRNNTLSQRWIFDSNTAGNSAAAGQGNHQMTVGDVDGDGKDEVCSGSSAVDDDGAKLYANGLGHGDALHMTDMDPDRPGQEVWQCLEEPGNYKTNGLVFRDAKTGATIWGLPANTDVGRCNAADIDPRYKGYECFGSAGVKNASGVTTTTNYLMDCKGNLISNNKPTQNFSIWWDADLNRELLDSNKIDKWDYINGKTVNMLTATGYSSNNTTKATPCLSADLFGDWREEVIWRKDDNTAVRIYTTNIPTTNKLYTLMHDTQYRVAIAWQNSAYNQPPHPSFYLGVEMAAQTQPNIVTTNVNLSASAFSNEGRSANAILYPNPTSQTFTIKAEGKFTYTIHNVLGQELGSGKGENQVEVGEIAAAAGVYIITVKSEKGTSTIKLIKE; from the coding sequence ATGTATTCAGAACTTAAATTACAAAAAAAAAACAAAACCAATTCATTAAAAAAAATAGCCATTATACTTTTGTTGTTTTTCGGATTGTCAGATCAAACACACGCCCAGCGAACTGTCGAAAAGCTCAATCGGGGTTTGGTTGCCATACGCTTAAACAGCAATCAAGTTTACCTTGGATGGCGAATGTTGGGAACCGAACCCACCGATGTAAGTTATAATTTATATTGTGACGGAGTAAAAGTAACAGGAAGTCCTTTTGCAACAAGCACCAATTTCACCCACAGTATCACTACCAACGGAGTTTATACTGTTCGTGCCATCATTAATGGCGTTGAAGAACCCGCCTCGGAAACTGCCTCTGTATGGGCTAATTCATATTTGGATATTGCTATGCAAGTACCTCCTGGAGGAACCAACGTAAGCGGAGCTTACACCTATAGCGTAAATGATTGCAGCGTGGGAGATGTGGATGGTGACGGACAATATGAAATCTTTGTGAAATGGGATCCATCCAACTCTAAAGACAATTCTCTACCAGGCTTTACGGGCAATGTTTATATTGATTGCTACCGGTTGGACGGAACACGTCTATGGAGAATCGACTTGGGTAAAAACATCCGTGCTGGCGCCCATTACACCCAATTTATGGTGTACGATCTGGATTCGGACGGTAAAGCTGAAATGGCTTGCAGAACTGCAGACGGAACTATAGACGGAACTGGGGTAGTTATTGGTGATGCATTAGCAGATTACAGAAATACAAGTGGTAGTAAAACTTCAACAAGTACTTACGGAGCTGTAATATCAGGTCCTGAATTTTTAACTGTTTTTAATGGATTAACTGGAAAAGCAATGGCTTCGACTAATTATTTGCCTGTGCGTGGAACAGTATCTTCTTGGGGTGACAGTTATGGTGGTCGTTCGGAACGCTTTATTGCCGCTGTAGCTTATCTCGACGGTGAAAAGCCAAGTTTAGTTATGGGTCGTGGCTATTACACAAGACTGGTTCGCGTGGCTTGGGACTGGCGAAACAACACTCTTTCTCAAAGATGGATTTTTGACAGTAATACTGCTGGAAATTCTGCTGCTGCTGGACAAGGCAATCATCAAATGACGGTGGGAGACGTTGATGGCGATGGCAAAGACGAAGTCTGCAGTGGTTCCAGCGCTGTTGATGACGATGGCGCAAAATTATATGCAAACGGTTTAGGGCATGGTGATGCCTTGCACATGACCGATATGGATCCAGATCGTCCTGGACAAGAAGTATGGCAATGCCTGGAGGAGCCGGGCAATTATAAAACCAACGGCCTGGTTTTTAGAGATGCGAAAACAGGGGCAACAATATGGGGCTTACCAGCAAATACAGATGTAGGTCGTTGCAATGCAGCAGATATTGACCCACGCTACAAAGGATATGAATGTTTTGGTAGCGCAGGAGTAAAAAATGCTTCTGGCGTTACTACTACAACAAACTATTTAATGGACTGTAAAGGAAACCTTATCAGCAATAATAAACCTACTCAGAATTTTTCAATTTGGTGGGATGCTGATTTGAATAGAGAATTATTGGATTCAAACAAAATAGACAAATGGGATTATATTAATGGGAAAACTGTTAATATGCTAACCGCAACCGGATATTCTTCAAACAATACCACAAAGGCAACGCCATGTTTGAGTGCAGACCTTTTTGGAGACTGGCGTGAAGAAGTCATTTGGCGTAAAGACGACAATACAGCCGTTCGAATTTACACCACCAACATCCCCACCACCAACAAGCTATACACTTTAATGCACGATACCCAATATCGAGTGGCAATTGCTTGGCAAAACTCAGCTTACAATCAGCCGCCTCATCCAAGTTTTTATCTGGGAGTGGAGATGGCAGCTCAAACACAACCAAATATTGTTACCACAAATGTAAACTTATCTGCTAGCGCATTTTCAAACGAAGGACGTTCAGCAAATGCCATTCTTTATCCAAATCCAACATCACAAACCTTCACGATTAAGGCTGAAGGTAAATTCACTTACACAATTCACAACGTTCTAGGACAAGAGTTGGGGTCGGGGAAAGGTGAAAATCAAGTTGAGGTAGGAGAAATAGCGGCAGCGGCAGGCGTATATATTATTACGGTAAAATCCGAAAAAGGAACATCAACTATCAAATTGATTAAGGAATAA
- a CDS encoding SusC/RagA family TonB-linked outer membrane protein, whose protein sequence is MKNYLSRENFGLLEVLEIKTRTTILISFLFMFSLTVAGKTAKINRSKSVSSIGSSDLQNSKSIKAKTLLVQDEITVTGTVVDEKGLGIPGVSVNVKGSSQGTLTDMEGNFKISKVSTKATLVFVFIGMKTEEVAVNGKKNISVIMKDETTDLDEVVVIGYGTAKRKDLTGSVSSVSMKDLKDIPATSALQAIAGRMAGVNVTIADGSPDAPIKVRVRGGGSITQDNSPLYIVDGFQVNNINDIAPGDIETIDILKDASSTAIYGAQGANGVVLITTKTGKTGKTEININAYTGIKNTYNLTEVLSPYDYVYFQKELDPGASLTGSAFYTMYGAWEDVDIYKSKTGTDWQQKLYGNTGIQTHVDFGLTGGESSLKYKVNYTHDDEEYIMLNSAYKRDYLSFALNKKISPKLTFDFNTRISNTVIDGPSVSSGSKLREATKYAPINSLNSQPGNSLGGNDDITSAEALSSLNDPVYNIINEYKNQNRYNATVNAGITWKPIKSLTVNSKGSFGGNRDYTDDIWLNKTGEASANGGQPVARRTDTKSYLWSIQNTISYNTNFNGKIHRLDLMAGQEMYNSEAQEMRSESKFYPVDFTAKDVLAMWNYGTPSPTYTTIFEPSRTSSLFGRANYALLDRYILTLTARQDSKNVFSPENRTGFFPGAAFAWRLSDESFMKTTKNWLSDAKFRLSYGEVGNARVGSYWRQDYGFQNTANKLYYINEQPQSALVTSSVLKNENLTWETTVAANLGLDLGFFDQRLKVIVDVYQNDVKDLILGVALPSNSGYSTQYQNIGRTSNKGLELTVSGDIIRNKDFNLSANFNVAFNDNRVKELDGSNQMIVTSGWGALIGKDDYRAIVGQPVGLMYGFVSDGYYTFDDFTFDNTQKKWILNPGVADASKVLPTASNYFGPGHLKLKKLTDDGTTVISADKDRKIIGRAQPKHVGGFSINTGYKGFDLTAMFNWSYGNDVYNANKIDNTTFSGSKKYQNMSSLMGIDNRFTTIDPVTGYNIMYGEYANPQRFQEVNQGKSLWHPLSNSTIVTDWAIEDGSFLRLGNLTLGYTLPDSVTKSGFVQKVRCYFTGNNLAIWTKYTGQDPEVDGIRNTPLTPGVDWSAYPKAKTFLFGVNVTF, encoded by the coding sequence ATGAAAAATTATTTGTCAAGGGAAAACTTTGGCTTGCTTGAAGTGTTAGAAATTAAAACAAGAACTACCATTTTAATTTCTTTCTTATTTATGTTTTCACTCACCGTAGCAGGAAAAACTGCAAAAATTAATCGATCCAAGTCTGTATCATCAATTGGAAGTTCTGATTTACAAAATTCTAAATCAATAAAAGCTAAAACTTTATTAGTACAAGATGAGATAACTGTTACAGGAACTGTTGTCGATGAAAAGGGCTTAGGAATACCAGGTGTTTCTGTTAATGTAAAAGGGAGTTCTCAAGGCACATTGACTGATATGGAAGGGAATTTTAAAATTTCCAAAGTATCTACAAAAGCTACTTTAGTATTCGTTTTTATAGGGATGAAAACGGAAGAAGTTGCTGTTAACGGTAAAAAAAACATTAGCGTTATTATGAAAGATGAAACTACAGATCTGGATGAAGTTGTGGTAATAGGGTATGGTACCGCAAAACGAAAAGATTTAACAGGATCGGTGTCGTCTGTGAGTATGAAAGATTTAAAAGACATTCCAGCAACATCTGCATTGCAGGCAATTGCAGGACGTATGGCTGGTGTTAATGTAACTATTGCAGATGGTTCTCCAGACGCCCCCATCAAGGTTCGTGTAAGAGGAGGAGGTTCCATAACCCAAGACAACTCACCATTATATATAGTTGATGGATTCCAGGTGAACAACATAAATGATATTGCTCCTGGTGATATAGAAACCATAGATATTCTTAAAGATGCCTCTTCCACGGCTATTTATGGTGCCCAAGGAGCCAATGGAGTTGTTCTTATTACCACTAAAACAGGTAAAACAGGCAAGACTGAAATCAATATTAATGCCTACACCGGTATAAAAAATACGTACAATTTGACCGAGGTATTATCACCCTATGATTATGTGTATTTTCAAAAGGAGCTGGACCCAGGCGCAAGTCTTACCGGATCTGCCTTTTATACCATGTATGGGGCTTGGGAAGATGTTGATATTTATAAATCTAAAACAGGTACGGATTGGCAACAAAAACTGTATGGCAACACCGGAATTCAGACCCATGTTGATTTTGGTTTGACAGGAGGAGAATCTTCTCTTAAATACAAAGTTAATTATACCCATGATGATGAAGAATATATTATGTTGAATTCAGCTTATAAAAGAGATTATTTGAGCTTTGCCCTGAATAAAAAAATAAGCCCTAAATTGACATTTGATTTCAATACAAGAATTTCAAACACAGTTATTGATGGTCCTAGTGTTTCTTCAGGAAGTAAACTTAGGGAAGCTACCAAGTATGCACCAATTAACAGCTTGAACAGTCAACCAGGAAACTCATTGGGAGGAAATGATGATATCACTTCGGCCGAGGCTTTGAGCTCATTGAATGACCCAGTTTATAATATTATTAATGAATATAAAAACCAGAACAGGTACAATGCCACAGTGAACGCCGGGATAACCTGGAAACCCATAAAAAGCTTGACGGTTAATTCTAAAGGAAGTTTCGGAGGCAATAGGGACTATACCGATGATATTTGGTTGAATAAAACAGGGGAAGCCAGTGCCAATGGTGGACAACCAGTAGCCAGACGTACAGATACCAAAAGCTACTTATGGTCCATACAAAACACGATCTCTTACAATACTAATTTTAATGGCAAAATTCATAGATTGGATTTAATGGCCGGACAGGAAATGTATAATTCTGAAGCGCAGGAAATGCGTAGTGAGTCAAAGTTTTATCCTGTAGATTTTACCGCAAAAGACGTGTTGGCAATGTGGAATTATGGAACTCCATCACCAACTTACACCACAATATTTGAGCCATCAAGAACGTCTTCTTTATTCGGACGTGCTAATTACGCCCTTCTTGATCGCTATATTTTAACCTTGACAGCAAGACAAGATTCGAAAAACGTGTTTTCTCCGGAAAATCGTACAGGGTTCTTTCCAGGTGCGGCATTCGCATGGAGATTATCTGACGAATCCTTTATGAAAACAACGAAAAATTGGTTGTCAGATGCTAAATTTCGTTTGAGTTATGGAGAAGTAGGAAATGCACGAGTAGGGTCCTATTGGAGGCAAGACTATGGTTTCCAGAATACTGCAAATAAATTGTATTATATAAATGAACAACCACAAAGTGCCTTGGTTACATCAAGTGTGTTGAAAAATGAAAATTTAACATGGGAAACCACTGTGGCTGCCAATTTAGGACTTGATTTAGGCTTTTTTGATCAACGTCTAAAAGTAATAGTTGATGTCTATCAAAATGACGTTAAGGATTTAATTTTAGGAGTTGCTTTACCATCAAATTCAGGATACAGCACCCAGTATCAAAATATAGGAAGGACTTCCAATAAAGGTTTGGAACTTACCGTGTCAGGTGATATTATAAGAAACAAGGATTTTAATTTATCGGCCAATTTTAATGTAGCCTTTAACGACAATAGAGTAAAAGAACTAGACGGCTCCAATCAAATGATTGTTACTTCCGGCTGGGGAGCTTTAATTGGAAAAGATGACTACAGGGCAATTGTTGGACAACCCGTTGGACTAATGTACGGATTTGTTTCAGATGGATACTATACATTTGATGATTTCACTTTTGATAATACACAAAAAAAATGGATTCTAAATCCGGGTGTTGCCGACGCTTCGAAAGTACTTCCTACAGCTAGTAATTATTTTGGACCAGGTCACTTGAAACTTAAAAAATTAACTGATGATGGCACTACGGTAATTTCAGCAGATAAAGACAGAAAAATAATAGGAAGGGCACAACCTAAACATGTGGGAGGATTTTCTATCAACACAGGCTATAAAGGTTTCGATTTGACAGCCATGTTCAATTGGTCTTATGGCAATGATGTTTATAATGCCAACAAGATAGACAACACCACTTTTAGCGGCTCCAAAAAATATCAAAATATGAGTTCCCTAATGGGTATAGACAATCGTTTTACCACAATTGATCCGGTTACGGGATATAATATCATGTATGGCGAATATGCAAATCCTCAACGTTTCCAAGAAGTTAATCAAGGAAAAAGTTTATGGCATCCTCTTTCCAATTCAACGATTGTGACAGATTGGGCCATTGAAGATGGTTCGTTTTTAAGACTGGGTAATTTAACACTAGGTTATACACTACCTGACAGTGTTACAAAAAGCGGGTTTGTACAAAAAGTGCGTTGTTACTTTACAGGAAACAATCTAGCGATTTGGACCAAATATACAGGTCAGGATCCAGAGGTAGATGGTATTCGCAATACACCATTGACACCGGGAGTAGATTGGTCTGCTTATCCTAAAGCAAAAACATTCCTTTTTGGAGTTAATGTAACATTTTAA
- the pelA gene encoding pectate lyase, giving the protein MKHLRLIVVFTSFLFLSACSSDKELIDNSVKSITINASNITDGAQKQLSANVLPSTAGNKEVTWSVSDASIAVISESGLLTPVSNGSVTVTATAKDGSGIKGQRLISISGKSPSVFVSSIALTGINIIDGKPQQLTLAVLPADAGNKTVTWAVSSSIATISSDGLLTPKLNGTVIVTATANDGSGKVGQLQLTISGVTAVYATKVRSESMLIWQRSNGGWSKTVSDFSQYNREQTDAEKAAAASTKNNLDASIDNSHVTQELRDLLADYKSTNNPNYLIAAEKAIDYLFLAQYANGGWPQYYPDKSGYRHQITYNDDAIVRVMNVMWDISKGKNNLELVKPSYKDKAVASFNKGIDIILKTQITVNGKKTAWCAQHDEISLLPATARAYELPSISGSESVGIARTLMLVENPSAEVKQAIKDAVDWFNSAKILNISTKQVPDATGPNGYDVVVYSTPGTTIWARFYDLTTGLPFFCGRDGIKKATLAEIEIERRAGYSWYGSWPSGLIGTEYTAWKSKNGL; this is encoded by the coding sequence ATGAAACATCTAAGATTAATAGTAGTTTTTACCAGTTTCCTTTTTCTATCGGCCTGCAGTTCCGATAAAGAACTCATTGACAATAGTGTGAAATCTATCACAATCAATGCCAGCAACATTACCGATGGAGCCCAAAAACAATTGTCTGCTAATGTTCTTCCCAGCACCGCCGGAAACAAAGAAGTTACTTGGAGCGTTTCAGACGCATCGATAGCCGTAATTTCAGAATCGGGGCTTTTGACACCTGTTTCTAATGGCAGCGTAACCGTAACTGCCACGGCAAAAGACGGATCGGGGATTAAGGGACAAAGATTGATTTCTATTTCAGGCAAATCACCTTCTGTATTTGTTTCGAGTATAGCCTTAACTGGAATCAATATTATTGACGGAAAACCACAACAGCTTACATTAGCAGTATTACCCGCTGATGCAGGGAATAAAACAGTTACTTGGGCAGTTTCTTCATCAATAGCAACCATTTCTAGTGATGGGCTCTTGACACCAAAATTGAATGGCACGGTTATCGTTACGGCTACCGCCAATGACGGCAGCGGCAAAGTAGGCCAACTACAGCTTACAATTTCTGGAGTAACAGCAGTATATGCTACTAAAGTGAGATCCGAAAGCATGTTGATATGGCAAAGAAGTAATGGCGGTTGGTCAAAAACAGTTTCTGATTTTTCTCAATACAATCGGGAGCAAACCGATGCGGAAAAAGCCGCGGCAGCAAGCACTAAAAACAACCTCGACGCTTCTATCGACAACAGTCACGTAACCCAGGAACTTAGAGATTTACTCGCTGATTACAAATCAACCAACAATCCTAATTATTTGATAGCAGCAGAAAAAGCAATTGATTATTTGTTTTTGGCTCAATATGCCAATGGTGGTTGGCCACAATATTATCCAGACAAAAGCGGGTACAGACATCAAATTACCTACAATGACGATGCCATTGTTAGAGTAATGAACGTGATGTGGGATATTTCAAAAGGCAAAAACAATTTGGAATTGGTCAAACCATCCTACAAAGACAAAGCTGTCGCTTCTTTCAATAAAGGAATTGATATTATATTGAAAACACAGATTACGGTTAATGGTAAAAAAACGGCCTGGTGCGCACAGCACGACGAGATAAGCTTATTACCTGCAACTGCAAGAGCTTATGAACTACCTTCTATAAGCGGCTCGGAATCTGTAGGAATTGCAAGAACTTTAATGTTGGTTGAAAACCCATCAGCGGAGGTAAAACAAGCCATAAAAGACGCCGTGGATTGGTTTAACAGTGCAAAAATATTAAACATTTCAACCAAACAAGTTCCTGATGCAACAGGACCTAACGGCTATGACGTCGTGGTTTATTCAACCCCCGGAACGACTATTTGGGCCAGGTTTTATGATTTGACTACCGGTCTTCCTTTTTTCTGTGGAAGAGATGGAATTAAGAAAGCCACATTGGCCGAAATTGAAATTGAAAGAAGAGCGGGGTATTCTTGGTACGGCTCTTGGCCCTCAGGATTAATTGGAACTGAATACACGGCTTGGAAGAGCAAAAACGGACTGTAG